In Acidobacteriota bacterium, the genomic window TGGAACAGATAGGCGGGCGCGGCGCCGGCGACCTGGGCGGCATCGGCAGCGAGAGCGCGAAGCGGGGTGGTGTCATCCATGACCCAGAAGCCACGGCCGTAGGTGGCAACCACCAGGTCGCTCATGTGGTCGTGGGTATGGAAGACCATGTCCTGAACCGAGATGCTGGGCATGTTCTGCTGCAGCGACTGCCAGTGATCGCCGTTGTCAAAGGAGACGAAGACGGCAGTCTCGGTGCCGGCGAACAGAAGACCGGGCTGCTGCGGATCGGGCAGAATGACGTTGACCCAACTGCCGCTGCGCTGGTCGCTGGGTAAACCGTCGACGATTTTGGTCCAGGTACGGCCGCCGTCGCTGGTGCGCCAAATCCAGGGGGTGTTGCCGTCTTCGGTTTTGGTCAGATAGACGTTGTAGCGGCGGCCGCCAAGGCGGCCGGAGACGTAGGCAGTGCCGGGGGCTAGGCCCGCCGCAATGGTGTTGAATTCGAAGTGGGCGGGCACATCGGGAAGGTTGGTGACGTTCGTCCAGTGCGTGCCACCGTCAGTGGTGTGGTAGATCTGGCCGTTGTTGCTGACCGTCCAGATGACGCCTTTTTGCGCGGTGGAAATCGAGAAGTCAACAATCGCATGGCCGGGATTGAAGCGGGTCGGCACGGGAGCGGAGGCCGGCAGCGGCTGACCGCACGCCACCGTTGGAGCGCCCTTGGGCGTGGTCAGATCGGGGCTGGCGGAGGTCCAGGAACGGCCGCCGTTGTGCGTGACCAGCAGACACTGGTAGGCGATGTAGAGCGCGTGCGGATCGAAGCGGGTGTCGAATTTTTTCCAGACATCCCCGGCGGCGCGATAGTCGCGGGCGCGGACGCCGTAGTTGGGGCTGATGTTCTCCCACTGTCCGGTGGTCATGTTGATTTTGAGCAGGCCGCTGCCGCCGCCGGGGCCATAGCCAACGCCGTAGAAGATGTCGGGATGGAGCGGATCGGGCGTAATCGGGCCGAACTCGGAAGAGGGGAACGCCGACCAGTCGGTGACGTTGATCTCGCCAAAGTCACTCGCAGCACGGGTCATAACCGCGCCGGTATCCTGCTGGGAGCCGACGACCCAGTACGGATAGGAGTTGGTGGTATTGAGGTGATAGAACTGCGCGAAGGGCTCGTGATACCACAGGCTCCAGGTCTTGCCGGCGTCAAAGGAAACGGTGGCGCCCTGATCGGCGCCGATCAACATGCGGTTGTGATTCAGGGGATCGATCCACATGCGGTGATAATCTTCGCCGCCGGGCGCGCCCTTGAAGACGGTGAAGGTATTGCCGCCGTCGCGGGAGCGATAGACGGCGGTGGAGTTGGTGTAGACGACGTCGGGATTCCTGGTGTCGACGAACACGCCCGAGGTGTAGGAGCTGCCGGCGATGCGGTTGTCGGTGGGCGCCATGTGCCGCCAGCTCTGGCCGCCATCATCGGAGCGGAACAGACCGGAACCGCCGTGGACGCTGCTACCGAGAATGTAGACGCGCTGGGCCTGGGTGTTCTGCGCCACCGCGATCACGATGCGATTGTTGATGGCGGGGACGTTGGCGAGCTGGGTCCAGGTTTGGCCTTCGTCGGTAGATTTGAAGACTTCGGCAGGCTGCATTTTCGCGCCGGGGGCAGGCGGACCGAAGCGCGCGGCACCTTCGCCCTGCGTCGCGGCATACAGGACGCTGGAGTCGTCGTAGGCGGCTTCGAGGTCGCGGACGCCGTTGTAGCCGGCGGGATTGAGCACGTTCGTCCAGGTGTGGCCACCGTCGGTGGAACGGTAAATGCCCCGTCCGTCGTGACGCTCGTTGCCCTCCGTCGAGGCGAGGACGAGATTCGCGTCGTGCGGGTCGACGAAGATCCGGTCGATCTTGACCGTATCTTCGAGGCCGATGTGAGTCCAGGTGCTGCCGGCATCGGTGGACTTCCAGATGCCGTCGCCGTTGCCGCCGGCGGTGGCATCACCGGTACCGGCGTAGACGATATTGGGATCGGAGGGCGCGACCGCGAGCGCGCCAATACCCTCGACCGAGCGGACCTGATCGAAGATGGGGAACCAGGTGACGCCGGCACTGGTGGTTTTCCAGATACCGCCCTGCGGCAGGCCGACGTAATAAACATTCGGCTGCTGAATCACGCCCGCCACGGAAGCGATGCGGCCCCCGTGCCAGGGGCCAATGCTGCGCCAATGCATGCCGGCGAACAGGGAGGGGTTGACCTGGGCGAACGCCGTGACCGACAAACCCACAAGAGCGGTGAAACCAAGCCGCAGCCAGCGTGCTGACATGAGAGAACCTCCGGAATAAAGTCAGTACAAAAAAAAGCAGCGCCCGCCGCTCGGAGGCGGCGGGCGCTGGATACAGATTAGAAGGTGAACTCGGCGCCGAACTCACCGCGGAACGACTTGGGAATGGTGACGCCGTTGCCGTTGATGTAGCCGCGGGGCTGCATGAAGCTCTTCGAGGTCACCGTGCCGTTGTAGCTGCCGAAATTGGTGCGATTCGTGAGATCGAAGGCCTGAAAGAAAACGTTCAGCGAGGTGCGCTCGCTGGTGTGGAAACGCTTGCCAATGCGGGCGTCAAGATCGAAGAACGACTGCGCCCGCAAGGTGTTCGGCCCAATTTCGTGACAGGTATTATTTTGGAGGCACGGCAGCGTCGGGAAGCCATCGCTGCCGAGCACGGTGGCGGTTTTCGTGTACGCAGTGTAATTCGTGGGATCGTCGTTGGGAACGATGGCATGGGGATCGGAAAAGCCGCGGCCGTAACCGAACAAATTCTTGCCCATGCTGGTGGTGTAGGGCGGCGCTGAGGTCCATTGCAAAATGGGCGCGACATTCAGGCCCCAGGGAAGATTGAAAATGCCGCTAAAAACGATACGGTGGCGCTGATCAGTGCCGCTGGGCCCGAAGTTGAGCGGATCCCAGTAGTTCAGCGAGACAGTACTGCCACCGAAGGAAGCGGCATTGCCACCCCAGGCCAGTGAACGCGAGAGGGTATAGCTGGCATCGAGGCTGAAGTTGTGAGTCATGCGCCGCTGGAGCTCGAAATCCAGACTGTCGAAGCGGGAACGGCCGAAGGTCCCGTAATCGGCGATTTCGCCGAGTTTGGGCAGCCCGGCCGCGGTGAAGGCGGCGTCGTAGGTAAGGATTTGCGGCTGGTTGATGCCCTCAGCCTTATTCTTGTAGGCGGCCTGGATGGGGGGATTGATGTTTTGCGTCCGGCCTTCATGGAGGCCCAGCTCGTGGACGTAATCCACGATCAAGCCGGTGGAGCGATTCATCGCCCAGGTGTAGCCGAGATTGAACTGCTCGGAGACGGGATTGCGGTAGCTCGGATCGAGGATTCTGCCTTCCGCGCCCGCGGTCAAAGCCGTAGGAGCGCCGCCGGTCCAGACGGGGTTGGGATCCACGCCAAGGCGCCATTGGTTGAGCGGAATCGAAGTGCCGGGGACGGTGCACTGGCCGCAGGCGCCGCCGGGACCGCCGGTTAAACTGGCGCTGAAAACCGTGCTGAACATGGTCGGATCGGTTTGCTGCAGGGCGAAGAGGGTCTGGTTGTTGAAGATCTCGCCGTAGTACATGCCAAACCCGCCGCGCAGGAGTTGGCTGCCGTGACCGGTGAGGTCGTAGGTAAAACCGATAATCGGCGAGATGTCACTGTAATCGGTCTTGGGCACCTGCCCGAAGGGACTGCCGATGGTTTTCATGGCGATGGTAGCGCGCGCTTTCGCCACGTCGTTTTGGCCAAAGGTGTTGTAGTCCAGCTCGTAGCGCGCGCCCAGGTTGAGCGTGAGGCGCTGCGAGGCCTGCCAATCATCTTCCGCGTAGAAGCCCCAGTACTTGACGCCTCCGGTGGCGCTGAAATACGGGTCGCCGGCGGTGAGCGACATCGAGGTCACCGCGCCGGGGGTGGCGAAGCCATTGGTGTAGGTGAAGTTAGGGTTGGCGGCAGAGACGCCGTCAGCCGCGATAATGCTGGCGGAGTCGGAAAACCCGAGGCCGGGCACTTCATTGAATTTAAAAAAGCCGTTCAGTGTGGGCTCCCAGACGAAATCCTCGCCAAACTTCAGCGAATGATTGCCGTGATTGGTGGAAAAGTCATCGCGGAATTCCCACTTCTTCTGCGTCGTGTTCTGGGGGACATTGCCGTTGGTGCCGAAGTTGGCGCCATCGGGGAAGCTGACCGAATAGGGGGTGATCTGCGTGGTATCGATCAGATTGTTCCAGTACTGATAGCCGGCAGTCAATGAGTTGACGGTCGTGGGACTGATGACCGTGCTCCAGGTTAGACCGCCGAGGATCAGATTGTTCTTCGTGAAATTATTGTCGGTCGCGTCGTTGTTATTGCCATCCTGATCGTTGAGACCGTAGTTGCTCTGCCAGTTGAAATTGAAGCTCAACTGATTGGCGGCGTTGATGGTGTGATCGAGCCGCACGGAGTAGCGGTTGTCGTGGTAGGGCGTGGGAATGACCGCGACCGGCTTGGCGCCAATGGGCTGGGCCAGCGTCAGTTCGGCCTGCGCATCGGAGGTGACCGGAATCGATGTTTTTTCGTTATCGCGGAAGAAGGCGAAGAAGAAAAAGTCCTTGTTCTTGCGGACCGGACCGCCGATGTCGGCGCCGAACTGCTGGCGATCAAATTGCGGCGTGGAGCCGCTGCCGCCGTTGGCCTTCTGGGAGAAGAAGTCGGTGGCGTTGAGCGAGGTATTGGTGAAGTAGTACTGTGCGCCGCCGTGAAACTGGTTGGTGCCTTCTTTCTCGACCACGTTGATGGCCGCGCCCTCGCTGCGGCCGTTGGCGGCGGAGAAGCGCGACGGGGAAACCTTGAATTCCTGAATGGCGTTGAGCGGCAACTGCATGACCGGGCCACCGACGCTGTTGTCTTTGTTCTCGATGCCATCCACGGTCACGTTGACGTTGCGGCCGGTGCCGCCATCGACCGAGAAAGTGGCGACGCGTTCCTTGGTGGGGTCATAGGGGCGTACCGGCTTGACGCCGGGGACCAGAACCGCCAGGCTGCCGTAATCGTTGCCGTTGATCGGCAGATTCTGCACCTGGGAAGGGCTGATGTTGCCGGCTACGCCGGTTTGCGAGGTGTTGAGTATGGGCGCCACACCAGTGACTTCAACGGTTTGTGACTGAGATCCAGGCAGCATGGAAAAGTTTACGGTTACGGTCTGGCCGATCTGTACCGGCGTGGGCACGGAATTGGCTTTGGCAAAACCGGACTTGCTGACCGTGATGATGTAGCTTCCCGGGCGTACCAGCGCAAAGTTGTACAACCCGGACTGATTGCTGGGAGCGGAGCGCGCCAACCCGGTCTGGATATTGGTGAGCGTGACGGTGGCGCCGGGCAGAAGCGCCCCGGTCTTGTCGGTAACGCGGCCGGCAACGCTGCCGCTGGACGTGGCGGTTTGAGCCAGCAGTGGGAAAAATGCTCCCAATGTGACCATTAAGAACAGCAACCCGAAGCTATGCACCAGCCCGAGACGTCGCACACTTGACATGAATCCTCCGATCGGGGGGACTGCCTTCCAGCGCAGTATAGCCGGGCGAAGCTGGAAAGCAACATAAATTATCTTCGCGTTGCGGATGACGTCTGGAAAACGAAAACGCCCGCCGGCGCTTGGGCGCGGGCGGGCGTTGGAGTTTAATGCGGCGGCGTCCTACTCTCCCACCAGGTTACCCTGGCAGTACAATCGGCGCTGAAGGGCTTAACTGCCGTGTTCGGGATGGGAACGGGTGAACCCCTTCGCTATAACCACCGCAAGCGGCTCGCGCCGCCGCCCGATGTTGAGGCGGCAGCGCAAAAATCGAAAGCAAAGCGTAAGGGCAAACAGGGCCAAAGTTGAAGCACCCCGCGGCGTGAAGTGGGGC contains:
- a CDS encoding TonB-dependent receptor; this translates as MSSVRRLGLVHSFGLLFLMVTLGAFFPLLAQTATSSGSVAGRVTDKTGALLPGATVTLTNIQTGLARSAPSNQSGLYNFALVRPGSYIITVSKSGFAKANSVPTPVQIGQTVTVNFSMLPGSQSQTVEVTGVAPILNTSQTGVAGNISPSQVQNLPINGNDYGSLAVLVPGVKPVRPYDPTKERVATFSVDGGTGRNVNVTVDGIENKDNSVGGPVMQLPLNAIQEFKVSPSRFSAANGRSEGAAINVVEKEGTNQFHGGAQYYFTNTSLNATDFFSQKANGGSGSTPQFDRQQFGADIGGPVRKNKDFFFFAFFRDNEKTSIPVTSDAQAELTLAQPIGAKPVAVIPTPYHDNRYSVRLDHTINAANQLSFNFNWQSNYGLNDQDGNNNDATDNNFTKNNLILGGLTWSTVISPTTVNSLTAGYQYWNNLIDTTQITPYSVSFPDGANFGTNGNVPQNTTQKKWEFRDDFSTNHGNHSLKFGEDFVWEPTLNGFFKFNEVPGLGFSDSASIIAADGVSAANPNFTYTNGFATPGAVTSMSLTAGDPYFSATGGVKYWGFYAEDDWQASQRLTLNLGARYELDYNTFGQNDVAKARATIAMKTIGSPFGQVPKTDYSDISPIIGFTYDLTGHGSQLLRGGFGMYYGEIFNNQTLFALQQTDPTMFSTVFSASLTGGPGGACGQCTVPGTSIPLNQWRLGVDPNPVWTGGAPTALTAGAEGRILDPSYRNPVSEQFNLGYTWAMNRSTGLIVDYVHELGLHEGRTQNINPPIQAAYKNKAEGINQPQILTYDAAFTAAGLPKLGEIADYGTFGRSRFDSLDFELQRRMTHNFSLDASYTLSRSLAWGGNAASFGGSTVSLNYWDPLNFGPSGTDQRHRIVFSGIFNLPWGLNVAPILQWTSAPPYTTSMGKNLFGYGRGFSDPHAIVPNDDPTNYTAYTKTATVLGSDGFPTLPCLQNNTCHEIGPNTLRAQSFFDLDARIGKRFHTSERTSLNVFFQAFDLTNRTNFGSYNGTVTSKSFMQPRGYINGNGVTIPKSFRGEFGAEFTF